The Erigeron canadensis isolate Cc75 chromosome 4, C_canadensis_v1, whole genome shotgun sequence genome window below encodes:
- the LOC122596435 gene encoding protein CHUP1, chloroplastic-like, translating to MVTGKIKGIQKSPINQSPSASNNNSNGNGKVPQKGAMFSRSFGVYFPRSSAQVQPKPPDVTELLHLVEQLRERESRLRTELLEQKLLKESVAILPVLENEISKKDSEISRSCKKIECLEAENERLRQEVEMLHLKLTEQRNEFEKRIQLLQASENSVSNRFQFQQLMDISGKSNMIKSLKRGHTFANVAKNMNQTTYDNNSMCYTESNSKESILVEIDNLPRLSRCDSLDNLVTDSVIRSRVPRVPKPPPRPSTSSSVSSSFSLSSSCSSNGSLSSSAERVMAEQQQPPAPPPPPPSQTATAIKMGPPPPPPPPRLTAAPPPPPPPPAKGLKPFPAKVRRVPEVVEFYHSLMRRESRRECGGSTAADVLSSTANTRDMIGEIENRSTHLLAIKTDVETQGDFIRFLIKEVENASFTDIEDVVPFVKWLDDELSYLVDERAVLKHFEWPEHKADALREAAFGYSDLKKLESEVSSFCDDPRQPCAPALKKMQGLFEKLEHGVYNLSRMRESASTRYKVFQIPMDWMQEAGFVAQIKLASVKLAMKYMRRVSAELETVGGPEEEELIVQGVRFAFRVHQFAGGFDVETMRAFQELRDKVKTCHEQCQSQQQQKSLCRSTAC from the exons ATGGTGACCGGAAAAATTAAAGGTATACAAAAATCACCGATAAATCAATCTCCATCTGcttcaaataataatagtaatggGAATGGAAAAGTGCCACAAAAAGGAGCAATGTTTTCACGGTCATTTGGTGTGTATTTTCCAAGATCATCAGCACAAGTCCAACCAAAACCCCCGGATGTCACGGAGCTATTACATTTAGTAGAACAATTACGAGAGAGAGAATCGCGGTTAAGAACCGAACTCCTTGAGCAGAAACTGCTCAAGGAGTCCGTCGCGATTCTCCCTGTTCTCGAAAACGAGATCTCCAAAAAAGATTCGGAGATTTCGCGTTCGTGTAAAAAAATCGAGTGTTTAGAAGCGGAAAATGAAAGATTAAGACAAGAAGTTGAAATGTTGCATTTGAAATTAACCGAACAGAGAAATGAGTTTGAGAAAAGAATTCAATTATTACAAGCTTCTGAGAATAGTGTGTCGAATAGGTTTCAGTTTCAACAGTTGATGGATATTTCGGGGAagtcaaatatgattaaaagtttgaaacGCGGACATACTTTCGCGAATGTCGCGAAAAATATGAACCAGACGACATATGATAATAATAGTATGTGTTACACGGAATCAAACTCGAAAGAATCGATACTTGTCGAAATCGACAATTTACCGAGGCTTTCGAGATGTGATTCTTTAGATAATTTGGTAACGGATTCTGTTATCAGGTCGAGGGTTCCGCGTGTTCCGAAACCGCCGCCGAGGCCGTCCACGTCATCATCGGTGTCGTCGTCGTTTTCGTTATCGTCATCGTGTTCATCGAATGGTTCATTGAGTAGTTCGGCGGAGAGGGTAATGGCGGAGCAGCAGCAGCCACCAGctccaccgccgccgccaccgaGTCAAACGGCGACGGCGATCAAAATGGGACCTCCGCCACCGCCTCCTCCGCCGAGACTGACGGCGgcgccaccgccgccgccaccaccgccgGCGAAAGGGTTAAAGCCGTTTCCGGCGAAGGTGAGAAGAGTGCCTGAAGTGGTGGAGTTTTATCATTCGTTAATGCGGAGAGAGTCACGGAGGGAATGTGGTGGATCTACGGCGGCGGATGTGTTGTCGTCGACGGCGAATACACGGGATATGATCGGAGAAATAGAGAACCGGTCTACACATTTGCTAGCT ATAAAGACAGATGTGGAAACACAAGGTGATTTCATAAGATTTTTGATAAAAGAAGTTGAGAATGCATCATTTACAGACATTGAAGATGTTGTGCCTTTTGTTAAATGGCTTGATGATGAACTCTCTTACCTG GTTGACGAGAGAGCAGTTCTTAAACACTTTGAATGGCCAGAGCATAAAGCCGATGCGTTAAGGGAAGCTGCATTTGGGTATTCTGACCTAAAAAAGCTTGAATCCGAGGTTTCATCATTTTGTGATGATCCTCGCCAACCTTGTGCACCCGCTCTAAAAAAAATGCAAGGATTGTTTGAAAA ATTAGAGCATGGAGTGTATAATTTATCACGAATGAGAGAATCGGCTTCAACACGTTACAAAGTGTTTCAAATTCCAATGGATTGGATGCAAGAAGCAGGATTTGTAGCTCAG ATCAAGCTTGCATCGGTCAAATTGGCAATGAAGTACATGAGACGAGTATCTGCGGAGCTTGAAACAGTTGGTGGTCCAGAAGAAGAAGAGTTGATAGTTCAAGGTGTACGATTTGCATTTCGCGTACATCAG TTCGCTGGGGGATTTGATGTTGAAACGATGAGGGCGTTCCAAGAGCTGCGTGATAAAGTAAAAACGTGCCACGAGCAGTGCCAAAGCCAACAACAGCAGAAATCGTTGTGTAGGTCGACTGCTTGTTAA